A stretch of the Lolium perenne isolate Kyuss_39 chromosome 3, Kyuss_2.0, whole genome shotgun sequence genome encodes the following:
- the LOC127345667 gene encoding glucan endo-1,3-beta-glucosidase, acidic isoform-like isoform X2, with product MARQHAASVLAAALVVGILASIPAAVESIGVCYGVNGDWLPSASEVVQLYKSNGITGMRVYNVNDDTLKALSGSNLGLILDTGNTQLNALASSASNADAWVKANVQSQQGLTIKYIAVGNEVPNQGGRTQDVLPAMKNIQNALVRAGLGGIKVSTAVHSGVTKGFPPSQGTFSDDGAHMPPIAQYLASIGSPLLANIYPYFSFKGTPSIDIKYALFTAPGTVVHDDGNGKDYQNLFDALVDTMYSALESAGAGSVPIVVSESGWPSAGDPDATAANARTYNQNLINHVGKGTPKRPGAIEAYIFAMFNENLKGGLETEKHFGLFHSDKYPQVYSINF from the exons ATGGCACGGCAACATGCTGCCTCTGTGCTTGCCGCAGCGTTGGTCGTCGGGATACTCGCATCCATCCCAGCTG CTGTTGAGTCCATCGGCGTGTGCTACGGCGTGAACGGCGACTGGCTGCCCTCGGCAAGTGAGGTGGTCCAGCTCTACAAGTCCAACGGCATCACCGGCATGCGCGTCTACAACGTCAACGACGACACCCTGAAGGCCCTGAGCGGCAGCAACCTCGGCCTCATCCTCGACACCGGCAACACGCAGCTCAATGCCCTAGCTTCCAGTGCCTCCAACGCGGACGCCTGGGTCAAGGCCAACGTGCAGTCGCAGCAGGGCCTCACCATCAAGTACATCGCGGTCGGCAACGAGGTTCCCAATCAAGGCGGCAGGACGCAGGACGTCCTCCCGGCCATGAAGAACATTCAAAACGcgctggtcagggccggcctcggCGGCATCAAGGTTTCCACGGCGGTGCATTCGGGCGTCACCAAAGGGTTCCCTCCCTCCCAGGGCACCTTCTCCGACGACGGCGCCCACATGCCGCCCATCGCGCAGTACCTCGCCAGCATCGGCTCGCCACTGCTCGCCAACATCTACCCCTATTTCTCATTCAAGGGCACGCCCAGCATCGACATCAAATACGCCCTCTTCACCGCGCCGGGCACGGTGGTGCACGACGACGGCAACGGCAAGGACTACCAGAACCTGTTCGACGCGCTCGTGGACACCATGTACTCTGCACTCGAGAGCGCCGGGGCCGGGAGCGTCCCCATCGTGGTGTCCGAGAGCGGGTGGCCGTCGGCCGGCGACCCGGATGCGACCGCGGCAAACGCACGGACCTACAACCAGAACCTGATCAACCACGTCGGGAAGGGGACGCCCAAGAGGCCTGGGGCCATCGAGGCGTACATATTCGCCATGTTCAACGAGAACTTGAAGGGTGGGCTAGAGACGGAGAAGCACTTTGGGCTGTTCCACTCGGACAAGTACCCGCAGGTCTACTCCATCAACTTCTAA
- the LOC127345667 gene encoding glucan endo-1,3-beta-glucosidase, acidic isoform-like isoform X1: MVKHGAFAVALVVGFLAAIPAAVESIGVCYGVNGDWLPSASEVVQLYKSNGITGMRVYNVNDDTLKALSGSNLGLILDTGNTQLNALASSASNADAWVKANVQSQQGLTIKYIAVGNEVPNQGGRTQDVLPAMKNIQNALVRAGLGGIKVSTAVHSGVTKGFPPSQGTFSDDGAHMPPIAQYLASIGSPLLANIYPYFSFKGTPSIDIKYALFTAPGTVVHDDGNGKDYQNLFDALVDTMYSALESAGAGSVPIVVSESGWPSAGDPDATAANARTYNQNLINHVGKGTPKRPGAIEAYIFAMFNENLKGGLETEKHFGLFHSDKYPQVYSINF; this comes from the exons ATGGTAAAACATGGTGCTTTTGCAGTCGCTTTGGTAGTTGGCTTCCTTGCAGCCATTCCGGCAG CTGTTGAGTCCATCGGCGTGTGCTACGGCGTGAACGGCGACTGGCTGCCCTCGGCAAGTGAGGTGGTCCAGCTCTACAAGTCCAACGGCATCACCGGCATGCGCGTCTACAACGTCAACGACGACACCCTGAAGGCCCTGAGCGGCAGCAACCTCGGCCTCATCCTCGACACCGGCAACACGCAGCTCAATGCCCTAGCTTCCAGTGCCTCCAACGCGGACGCCTGGGTCAAGGCCAACGTGCAGTCGCAGCAGGGCCTCACCATCAAGTACATCGCGGTCGGCAACGAGGTTCCCAATCAAGGCGGCAGGACGCAGGACGTCCTCCCGGCCATGAAGAACATTCAAAACGcgctggtcagggccggcctcggCGGCATCAAGGTTTCCACGGCGGTGCATTCGGGCGTCACCAAAGGGTTCCCTCCCTCCCAGGGCACCTTCTCCGACGACGGCGCCCACATGCCGCCCATCGCGCAGTACCTCGCCAGCATCGGCTCGCCACTGCTCGCCAACATCTACCCCTATTTCTCATTCAAGGGCACGCCCAGCATCGACATCAAATACGCCCTCTTCACCGCGCCGGGCACGGTGGTGCACGACGACGGCAACGGCAAGGACTACCAGAACCTGTTCGACGCGCTCGTGGACACCATGTACTCTGCACTCGAGAGCGCCGGGGCCGGGAGCGTCCCCATCGTGGTGTCCGAGAGCGGGTGGCCGTCGGCCGGCGACCCGGATGCGACCGCGGCAAACGCACGGACCTACAACCAGAACCTGATCAACCACGTCGGGAAGGGGACGCCCAAGAGGCCTGGGGCCATCGAGGCGTACATATTCGCCATGTTCAACGAGAACTTGAAGGGTGGGCTAGAGACGGAGAAGCACTTTGGGCTGTTCCACTCGGACAAGTACCCGCAGGTCTACTCCATCAACTTCTAA